TTGAACACTGCCTGTCACATTGGAATTTTTAGAGAGAAAGTTGAGCTGGTTTCTGACTCCGGTTGCTGTATCCATATTGGCAGCTAATTGAGCTACCGCGTTACTGTATTCACCGACATCTCTTTTATTGAGCCAGCTAAAGGCATTACCGCTGGCTTTTGCTTTTTCCAAAATAGCGATGAGTCCTTTTGCTCCGCCGCCTGCTTTAACAAACATCGCGCTTAGCTCCTTATTTCCGATGATGGCTTTTTGGAATCTTTTCATAATGGTTGCGGACTCTTCACCGCTTTGTCCTACAACCTGCAGGGCATTCCCAAAGGCCTGCATATGAGTTCCTGAAACTTTTAATGTACTGGCTACAGAGGCTCCGCCCTTGGCCATAAAAGTCACCAAATTGGAAGCTTTACCTCCAAATTTGTTGGTGGCAGCGTTCATGGCATCCATTACGGCATCGGTTTCTTTTAGGGTAATGCCCATGGCATTTTTAATGACCATATAGCCTTTGGCGGCCTCACCTGCTGCCATGTCAAAGGCGAAAGAAATCTTACTGGCAGACCTTGCCACTCCATCAATTTCTTTTTTGGCCACGCCTCCTGCTGCCAATTCGGCCATGAGTTCTGCTACACTGGTAGCAGCCCCTCCGTATAGATTAGAAACAGCGATGGCATTATTGGTTAATTCAGTAAACCCTTTACTTCCAAAATCATCATTGGTTACTTTGGCCACATCGGCAATTTTTGATTCTAATTCTATGGCCTGTTTTACGGCTAAACCTAAAGGAGCGAGCATGGCAGCACCTCCAGCCATGTTGGAAAGGCCTGCCTCCTGCATTTTCTTTCCCTTATTGATCAAGGATTGTCCCTGTGCATTGATTCTGCTTAATGTGCCGGAGAAAGATCTGTCAAGTTGTCTGATGGCTGACTCTGCGCCTGAAATATCGGCTCTGAGTAAAAGGGTTACGGCGGTTGCTGCATGATTCATTCTTCGATAGAATTTAAGGTATTATGAATGGCAACCGCTTCTCTATAATAAAGGTATATCTCCCGGCTGTACCACTGTTCTACCTCTAATGGTGATATGCCATAGAAGTGCGCTGTAAAGGCTATTTCCCTGAGCCCTATTAAAAATTTAATGAGGAAAATGCGATCATGAGTTTTGCATAATCATCCTGGAAGAGATCATCGAGATAAAATTCCGGTGGCTGCTGTTTTCCCTCTATGGTGGTGGCAACACTCATATTGATGGTTTCAAAATCACCGGCAGGATCGTTTTGCATTCTTTTCTTGGTTTCGACAAAATCCCGCCCCTTAAGTTTTCTCACCGAAGCTTTTCGGCCATCCTTGAGTTCAAGGTGTTTTACTTCACTTCCGTTGTCGTATATCTTTGTTAATATACCGCTGTTTTTCTCCTCTTCACTTTGGTAGAAAAAGCCATCCTCGCTGGGCTCTGTTGGGAAAATTTCTTTATTCATAATACTTTGTTCAAAGCTCAAAACTAGGAAAGAAAGCAGAAAAAAAACTTGCCAAATATTTGACAGGTTTCTCCTGAATGGATTTTGTAGGAAGTTCACGGAAATGCTTTAACAAAATTTTCCACTAAAATTTAAACAGGCTCTAAATGTTTTTTAACGGACTGAATCGTAATTTTAGTGGGTTTTGTGTGTTTAATTTTATTATTACGCTATAAAAAAGGGATTAAATTCCTAAATTTTGTCTGTAAGCCGCTAACAGATCCTCCCCATCGACTTTAAATATATTGGCTTCTACATCGACTTCAGTAATGACCTGCCCACCGATTTCCAGTCTGACATAGGTGCATCCATAGTTTGTGGAAAGCTCAACATTATCATGCTGCTGAAAATTTCCGAGGGGAAAATTCTTTGGTTGAATGGTAAGGAAAACAACAGCAGGAGTCTGTGCTATTCTTTCCCCGCCCTGGTATTCTTCCAAACTTCCCCTTACCTGGATTCTTACGGCCTTAAATGGATTGGCCATTTTCTTTAAAAACTCAGGATAGTAAGAGGTCCACTTCATGGAACCTTCCATTTTGTCGATCCCTGAATAGTATTCTATGGTACCATTCATTCCTAATGCTTTATGTTCGGACTGTTTAAAGGTGAGGGTAGGGCATTGGAATTCCTCAACACGCCCCAAAAGGCTTGCACCATCGACATAGATATTGGCATTGGTGAGCCTTCCTATTGTAATTTTTTGCGCCATTTTATGTTATTTTAAAGAGCTTAGATAATTAATATTGATCAGGGAAGTAAAAGAAATTCTTTCGGCCGGTGTTGGCGGCATAAAGTCCACATAGAATGTAACATGTCCCTGTGCGAGCTGTGTTGGGGGATTATCTTCTTGCAAATATTTACATACCCCGTCTATGATGGCTCCTCGTCCCTGTAGTGTTCTTAAGAAGGCGTTCACGGTTTCCCTGACGGAGTCAATCCATCCCTGGGTGATGGGCTGGTCTACAAATTGCAGGCATGCCTGTTCAATACTTTCATTAATGACATCTGCTGTTCTCCTTACGGCAATGAAATTATCAGAAGCTGTACTGGCAGGAAATGCTGCGCTTCTGTTTCCCCATGTTCTGTACCCGGTTCCATAAGAATTGAATACGGTAGTAATTCCTTTTTCATTCAAAAGATTGGCATCGCTGTTGCTATTGGAGATACCGGCACTGATCTCTCTTTCAATTCCTGTAATTCCTTTAATTTCATGGTTGGACTCCGAGACCCAATAGCCTTCCTGGTGATCCACTTTAGCTCTCACGCCTGCCAGGAATGCGGAATACGGAAAGAGCGTCTCGCTCTCTATTTGTGTATTAAAAACTTTCATCATCGGGTATAGCAGCTCAGCTCTACTACTGGAGGTGTTAAAGTTGATGGTTCCTTCCGGTCCTCTGCCTTTAATAGCTTCTTGCACGGTAGTGGCATAGGGGGCATCCAGATAGCATATGGCACGCATTTTTTCAGCGGTGGAAATCAGTTCAGCAGCCACGGCACTGTCGTCTGAAAAGGTAGGGGTAATGATGATTTTTGGAGAAAACCCGAAAAGATTGTAAGCAAGTTCCAGGCATTTGAGTCCGGTTCTCTGGTCGGTGGCGGGGTTGATCTCCCCGATGATATCGCTGGCTGTAATTTTAGTCTCATCGAGTCTTTTGTAGGAAAATTTGATAAATATTCCATCGGCAATACGGGGAGTCAATGCCTTGAAGTTTCCAAAAGGATCGATGCTGTAATCAACATCCTGCACATAGTCTGCGGGGTTGCCGTCAGCATCTTTTATGATGACCGTATCCAGGGGAGGGTAGGTTAATTTCAGGGCTCTGTCTTCTACTTTCAAAGACTCATCGGTTACCGGTGTAGTATGTTTGGTCTGATCAAAAACATTGACTACGATGACTGTTCCGGCTCCCTGGTTGAAAATAGCCTCTAAAGCCCCGGGAATAGAAAATCCGGATATTGTACTCCCAAATTGCGCTGCATCTTTCTCTGAATTCACCAGAATAGGGGTGTTTTTTTCACCCGAAGGGGCAGTACCCACCAGACCTATTACGGCCGATTTGACCACCTGTATGGTTTTGGTGCCCTGTTTCATTTCGAGTGTTTCTACCCCGTGCAGATAATTTGCTGCCATATTATTTTGTTTGTTTTTTGGTTTCTACTAATTCTAAGAGTCCCTGTGCCAGGAGACTTTTTACTCTTTCGTCTTTTTCTGGGAGCTCAATGACTGAGCCTGGAACAACAATATAGCCGCCAAGTGTCGTTTTAACAAGACCTTTATAGATGTACTTTTTCATATGTTATTATTGGGGTTGATCATATAGCGGAGGATCAACAGATTGGGGGAGGATTTGTGTTCTGAGTGATCTGCATGCTACCGACAGGGAATATTCCCAGACATCATTCTGGTAGTTTACATAAGCAAAATCCCCTAAAGAAACCGCTCCGCAATCTGTAGGGGTAAACCCCATCAAGGACTGCTTGATGAGTTCTGAAATGGCGTACACTCCTTTAGGTCCTCTTAATCTTCTGGATTGAATGCTGATCGTAAAGGTCGCGGTGCTGTGCTGTGATATTGGGCCGATACTTTGATTTTTATCAAAGATTTCACTCATAAAAACAACGGTCACTAAACCATTCACAACCGGTATTTTGTATTGTGTAATATCTTCCGGAAGTACTGTAATATCTGCTATTGCAGATAAATCAGTATTTGCTTGCATCTGATGTGCGAGTTCTGATTCTACTGCCTGGTAATTCATTATGCTTCTTCTAGTAGTACTTTATAGGTGTCTCCATCTTGGGCGATACGATCATCGCCTATGATTTTCATAGCGTAATATTCTTTTCCTCTCACTGTGATCAGAACATCTTCTTTTCGCTCAATAGCTTCCCGGATTCCTTTCCAGTCATTCACTTTAAATTCTAAAGTAGGACGGTCATAATCATAGTTATGTTCGGAGAGTTTTTCATTTTCACTGGGATGGTTGAAAAGTACTCTTGCTGTGATTCCTCTGCACTGGGCATCATATCCCATAGTCGTTGCAATAACATCGAATGTCTGAGCCTTGAAGGAGTCAAATACATTATCCAATTTTCACTCTTACTACAGGGTTAGTGGCATCAGCCGTTTCCCAAACGTAGCCGATGAGTGTATTGCCTGAAGCCACGCCGGTAACGGTTTTGTCAGCAGAAATGAAGTATGCTTTTTTCCCCTGACTCAAAGCGACCCCTGTAGCTTTAGGAAGTTCAAAGACGCCCTCAACGGCTACAGCGCATAGATCTATTCCGTTCCCATCTGAAACGGCTACCCCTATTGTGTCTTCTTTGATGACCAGATCACCTCCTTTTACGGTATCTTCTAAAACGGTGTGGAGAAATTCTCCTTTTTCGATATAGTTTTTCATATTCAACAGTTAATTTTAAAATTCATGCAAAGCTTTACTTTGCTATGTAACAATTTATTTTCCTTTGTTTTTATACCACCCTTCCCATCCCCATACGGCAGTGGCAAAAGCCATTGATCCTTTTACTTCCAGGGCATCGGTATCCCAGTTGACCCTTGATTCTGTTTTAAGTCCTCCCTGTCCATTGAGGTAAGCGTAGACGATGCCATCTGCTGAAATGGCTGAAGGATCAGCCAGCAGGTACCATGCTTTGGGATCTTCAAGCTGATCGCTTACCATGACCCTCAGCTGTCCTGCGAAAACGTTAACGTTTCCGGTTTCGGTAGCCAGCACTGCTGATACGAGTCTTTCTGCAGTGGTCTGTAATTCCGGGGGCACTAACAGATACTGGGGTTTGATGCCTAACTTTAATCCTGCGGGTGATTTTTGCCTTCTCATAGCGGTTCTTGCCGTGCTTAATGCATCAGTGGTGAGAGGGGCTCCTGTGGCATCGTAATTTTTATGGTCAGCATGAAATAAAGTCTTTCCA
The nucleotide sequence above comes from Chryseobacterium sp. 7. Encoded proteins:
- a CDS encoding phage major tail tube protein, whose product is MAQKITIGRLTNANIYVDGASLLGRVEEFQCPTLTFKQSEHKALGMNGTIEYYSGIDKMEGSMKWTSYYPEFLKKMANPFKAVRIQVRGSLEEYQGGERIAQTPAVVFLTIQPKNFPLGNFQQHDNVELSTNYGCTYVRLEIGGQVITEVDVEANIFKVDGEDLLAAYRQNLGI
- a CDS encoding phage tail sheath family protein, which codes for MAANYLHGVETLEMKQGTKTIQVVKSAVIGLVGTAPSGEKNTPILVNSEKDAAQFGSTISGFSIPGALEAIFNQGAGTVIVVNVFDQTKHTTPVTDESLKVEDRALKLTYPPLDTVIIKDADGNPADYVQDVDYSIDPFGNFKALTPRIADGIFIKFSYKRLDETKITASDIIGEINPATDQRTGLKCLELAYNLFGFSPKIIITPTFSDDSAVAAELISTAEKMRAICYLDAPYATTVQEAIKGRGPEGTINFNTSSSRAELLYPMMKVFNTQIESETLFPYSAFLAGVRAKVDHQEGYWVSESNHEIKGITGIEREISAGISNSNSDANLLNEKGITTVFNSYGTGYRTWGNRSAAFPASTASDNFIAVRRTADVINESIEQACLQFVDQPITQGWIDSVRETVNAFLRTLQGRGAIIDGVCKYLQEDNPPTQLAQGHVTFYVDFMPPTPAERISFTSLININYLSSLK
- a CDS encoding Gp37 family protein; the protein is MNYQAVESELAHQMQANTDLSAIADITVLPEDITQYKIPVVNGLVTVVFMSEIFDKNQSIGPISQHSTATFTISIQSRRLRGPKGVYAISELIKQSLMGFTPTDCGAVSLGDFAYVNYQNDVWEYSLSVACRSLRTQILPQSVDPPLYDQPQ
- a CDS encoding DUF2190 family protein, producing MKNYIEKGEFLHTVLEDTVKGGDLVIKEDTIGVAVSDGNGIDLCAVAVEGVFELPKATGVALSQGKKAYFISADKTVTGVASGNTLIGYVWETADATNPVVRVKIG